In Desulfosoma sp., the sequence TACCCGGAAAGGTTTTGAAAAACGTCACCCGGGCGGGCTCCCGTCATGAAAAGACATCGGGCCATAAGTTCAGCCCAAGTGTCCACATCCTTCTGCGTGTAAAAAACGGCCGTGGCCTGTCCTGTGGTCCCGGAAGAGACGTGCAAGCGCACCAGTCGATCCTTGGGAACACACAAGAAACCGTAGGGATAGGCTCGGCGAAGATCGTCCTTCGTGGTCATGGGCAGATGCCGTACGTCGGCCAGCGAACGCACTCGGCGCCATGGCGCCGAGCCCAGCACTTCGGCATAGAAAGGCGCTTTGACGGCTCGTCGCAGGGTTTCTTTCAAGCGTTTGAGCTGAAGTTCTTCCAAAGCCTTTCGAGAAAGGGTTTCCATTTTGGGGTTCCAGCAATCCGTAAAAGGGGCGTCCCCATGGGTTGTCCCTTTTGATAAAGATTCTGCTTTCGTGGTCATGTTCGTTTCCATCTCGATGCCTAGGGAAAGATTTCGGTTTTCTCTTTGGAGGTCTTCCTACACGGGCATATCTTGAACGGCCAAATCTTCAAAGCGAGTGTAACTGTTAATAAAGGCCAATCTGACTCGGCCTGTGGGACCGTTTCGTTGTTTGCTCACGTGAATTTCCGCCGTGCCCTTGTCCTTGCTTTCCGGATTGTAGACTTCGTCCCGATAAATGAAGACAATGACGTCGGCGTCTTGTTCTATGGCTCCGGATTCCCTCAAATCCGCCAACTGCGGCCTCTTGTCGTGGCGTTCTTCCACCTTGCGGTTCAGCTGGGACAAAGCCACAACAGGAATGTTCAATTCTTTGGCCAGAGCCTTAAGCGATCGAGAAATATCGGAAATTTCCAGTTCACGCCGCTCCGCCTGTTCACGACTGCGCATCAACTGTAAGTAATCCACAACCACCAGGCCGATGTTGTGTTCCGTCTTGAGGCGTCGAGCTTTAGCGCGAAGTTCCAGAGTGGAGATGGCCGGTGTGTCGTCGACGTAAATCGGAGCGTCCATAAAGGAGCCGGCGGCGGAAAGCAGCTTGACGATGTCGTTTTGGCTGAGAAAGCCCGTGCGCACCTTTTGCGAATCCACACGGGCCTCCGCGCACAGCAACCTCATCGCCAGCTGTTCCTTGCTCATTTCTAAAGAAAAGAACGCACACGGCACACCGCTTTTCATGGCGGCGTTCCGGACGATGTTCAGCGCAAAAGCGGTCTTTCCCATGCTGGGTCGAGCCGCGATGATGATGAGATCCGATGGTTGCAATCCTGAGGTGATCTTGTCGAGGTCTGTAAAGTGCGTGGGCACTCCCGTCACCATGTCCCGGCGTTCCTGAAGCGCCTCGATGGTTCCGATGCTTTGCTTGACCACGTCTTTGATGAGGGCGTAGGAGCTGCGAATACGCCGTTCCGTGATGGCAAAGATGGCGGCTTCGGCACGGTCCAGGATTTCGTCCGCATTTTTGCCCGCGCCGTAGCACCAGGACATGATTTCCCCAGAGACCTGAATAAGACGCCGGAGAATGGCCTTTTCACTAACAATCTTGGCATAGGCGGCCACATTGGCCGCTGAGGGGACCAAGGCCGTCAGGGAGGCCAGATAGGCGGCTCCACCGACGGCGTCCAGTTTGTCTTTCTGTTCAAGAAAATCGGCGACGGTAACCAGATCGATGGGTTCGTTGCGCTCAAACAGTTCTTGAATGGCTTGAAAGATCACCCGATGAGCGTCCCGATAGAACTCATCCCCACGAAGAATTTCCAAAGCGGCCGGTACGCCGCTGTTGTCCACCAGAAGCCCACCTATCAAAGACTGTTCGGCTTCGATTTGATGAGGAGGGATTCTCTTGAGCTCGTCGGAGAGCCCTTCCATGCATTATTCTTCCTTGGTCACCACAACCGTGATGTTCGCCGTAATGTCCGCGTCCACCTTGATGGGCACGGTACACTCGCCCAACTGTTTAATGGGCTGATCCAAAAGAATAAAGCGCTTGTCCAGGTCGATACCTTTCTGTTGCAAGGCTTTTTGAATGTCCGTGATGCTGACGGATCCGTAGAGCTTATCTTCTTCGATGACTTTCCGCGCAAAAGTAAGGGTTGTCTCATTGAGTTTTTCCGCCAGAGAAAGCATCTGACGTCGAACTTTTTCTTTCTTTTGTGCCAAAACGCGTTTGTGGTGTTCCAGTTCGCGAATTTTCGAGCTGGAAGCTTCAAGGGCCAAGCCCTTAGGCAACAGGTAATTACGACCGTAGCCCGGAGCCACCTTGACGACGTCTCCGATTTGTCCCAAATTCGGAATGTTTTCCGTAAGAATCACTTTCATTGTCCACTCCTTGATACCCTGATCCGCCGATCCTCAAGTCCGCAAAGGTTCGAACCCATGTCACGACGGTGAAAGAACATCGGCTTTCTTTTTCAATCGCCGAAAATCAAACCAGGTGTCAAAAAACCCCATAAAAGCCACAGCCAAGCCGACAAACTGCTGGAAAAAAATCAAGGCATAACCGAAGGCCTGTAAAAAGCTGGGCACCTTCCATCGGCTGAAATAATAAGCGGTGATGGCCACACCTTGTAAAAAGTACACCGCTCCCACAGCGATGACCACATTCGCTCCCACCACCTTGGCATTCCATGGGGGGGCCAACATGAGGAACCCTGCGGCGATGACCGCCCAGACCAAGGGTTCAGGAGCACTCCATACAAACCAGGCAGGCCAAGGCGGCATCGGCACACCTCGAAGGTAAAGTATGCGACGTGTCACAGACAGAATCAGCCAAGCGCAGATGATGGTCGTAGCCACGGCCACACCCGGAAAGAGACGGGCCAGAACGGTCACCCAGACGTTCCATTCCACAGGTAAATCCGAGCCTTCTAACCCTTCGGGAGCCGTTTCCGTCCAGACCGAGAGCATAAGGGTACGCAGCTGGGTTTCCAGATGTTCCCAGAGACCGCCTTCGGCCTGACCGTGCGTCCACCAGAACATGAAAGCTCCAAAGGCACAAACCTTTATAACGGCATCGGCCACAGTGCGCGTCATGGACCATCCTTTGCGCATACCGTGTCCCAAAAAGGTGCCCAGCAGAAGCAGTTCCAGGAAATATACGAACGCTTGAGGCGCCTTGAGAAGCAGGGACAAGGTTCCTCCTACCAGGGCGGATCCCCCGGGCACCAAGTACCCTAGAGGGATTCCCCACCGGTAGACACCGATCAAGGAAGGCACCGGAACGATCATCGTCGCCGCAATGCCGCTGATGGGGATCAGAACCAAAACCACAAACATCCCCACGCTCACACCAATCCCGACGGCGAGTTCCCTCATGACCGTCGTGAGGGCACCGTGCCCTGTTCCCTGGGACCGCTCCATGTCCATCGTCATGTCCGGCGGCCTCCGCCGTCCTACGAGTCAGCGCCGCCTTTTAGATGGAATGATCCACCGTGTACGGCAGAAGGGCCATCTGGCGAGCGCGCTTGATGGCCAGGGTCAATTCTCGCTGATGTTTAGCACAGTTGTCCGAAATACGCCGTGGAATAATCTTGCCCCGCTCGGTAAGAAAATAGCGAAGCATTTTCGCGTCTTTGTAATCGATATGCAGGCTGGCGTCCGCGCAGAACCGGCACACACGACGGCGTCGAAAAACCCTTCTCCTTCGTTTTCTCTTAACGACCACTTTGTACTCCTTTTTTCACCAAACCTTCATTATCCGAAACGATCCCAAGACCAATCCTTAGTCTTCGTCCTCGCCTTCTTCTTCGTCTTCCTCTTCTTCCTCACTCGAGGCGGCAAACCGAGGCGCTGTTTCATCTTCATCGTCGGCCGGAGGCATCCGCACAGGGCGCTGGCGATCCTTTTCCTTTTCAGGATCAAACGCATCGTCCAGCTTCACCGTGATGAACTTGAGCACCCGTTCATCAATGCGCATGGTGCGTTCCAACTCGGCGATCAGGTCCGGCCCTGAGGCGAATTCCATGAGCACGTAATAGCCGTAGGTTTTCTTTTTGACCGGATAGGCCAGCTTCTTTTTGCCCCAAGGCGTGTAGGTGAGCACGGTGCCACCTCCCGATTCCACGACCCCGCGAAACTTTTGGGACACGCTTTGGTAGGCGTCTTCGGGAAGATCGGGGTCCACAATGAAAAACGACTCGTACTTGCGCAATGCCATGAAGAAAATCCTCCTTTCGGGTTTTCAGCCCCGCCTTTTTGTGCGGAGCAAGGAGTAAGGTGATTGAGAACTGCTTCGAGTACCACAGGGGGCGAAAAGGCGTCAAGGTCTTTGCGTGCCCTTTGGGGGTTGCGCGGCTTCGTTTTTCTGAGAATGAGGGGAGCTGTCTCGTTGAGGGGGAGTGAATCGAACCACAATTTCGTCTTCCCGAATAAGATCCAAATTCTGTCGCAGATACCGTTCCGCGTAAAGGGGATCTTCCTTGAATTTTTGGGTCTGAAGATAGAGCTTTTGCACCTCCTTGCGCAATTGAGTGACCTTTTCCTCCAAAACGGCCACTTGACGGCGCTTGTTTTGGTAGCCTTGAAGACCCTTTGAAGAGAAAAAAACAGCTCGAAAGAGCAAAAGATCCATGGCCGCCAGAAACACAACCAATGCGATCGTTCCCCATCGTCCTATCAGTTCATGCCAGTCCCATTTCATGATCCTTTACCCCATGGCTCTTGGATGAATGGACACAGAAGGAAAAAGCTTGGGATCCGTGTGGGGTAAAAAGGTCGCTCCACGAAATTCGTTCATCAGTTCCAGATTCACGTTGAGTTCCACATAGGTGATGCGCTGGCGCACCGCGTCCATATCGGCGAGAAGGCTGCGATCC encodes:
- the rpsR gene encoding 30S ribosomal protein S18, encoding MVVKRKRRRRVFRRRRVCRFCADASLHIDYKDAKMLRYFLTERGKIIPRRISDNCAKHQRELTLAIKRARQMALLPYTVDHSI
- a CDS encoding septum formation initiator family protein, which translates into the protein MKWDWHELIGRWGTIALVVFLAAMDLLLFRAVFFSSKGLQGYQNKRRQVAVLEEKVTQLRKEVQKLYLQTQKFKEDPLYAERYLRQNLDLIREDEIVVRFTPPQRDSSPHSQKNEAAQPPKGTQRP
- a CDS encoding DUF2232 domain-containing protein, yielding MTMDMERSQGTGHGALTTVMRELAVGIGVSVGMFVVLVLIPISGIAATMIVPVPSLIGVYRWGIPLGYLVPGGSALVGGTLSLLLKAPQAFVYFLELLLLGTFLGHGMRKGWSMTRTVADAVIKVCAFGAFMFWWTHGQAEGGLWEHLETQLRTLMLSVWTETAPEGLEGSDLPVEWNVWVTVLARLFPGVAVATTIICAWLILSVTRRILYLRGVPMPPWPAWFVWSAPEPLVWAVIAAGFLMLAPPWNAKVVGANVVIAVGAVYFLQGVAITAYYFSRWKVPSFLQAFGYALIFFQQFVGLAVAFMGFFDTWFDFRRLKKKADVLSPS
- the rpsF gene encoding 30S ribosomal protein S6, with translation MALRKYESFFIVDPDLPEDAYQSVSQKFRGVVESGGGTVLTYTPWGKKKLAYPVKKKTYGYYVLMEFASGPDLIAELERTMRIDERVLKFITVKLDDAFDPEKEKDRQRPVRMPPADDEDETAPRFAASSEEEEEDEEEGEDED
- the rplI gene encoding 50S ribosomal protein L9; the protein is MKVILTENIPNLGQIGDVVKVAPGYGRNYLLPKGLALEASSSKIRELEHHKRVLAQKKEKVRRQMLSLAEKLNETTLTFARKVIEEDKLYGSVSITDIQKALQQKGIDLDKRFILLDQPIKQLGECTVPIKVDADITANITVVVTKEE
- the dnaB gene encoding replicative DNA helicase yields the protein MEGLSDELKRIPPHQIEAEQSLIGGLLVDNSGVPAALEILRGDEFYRDAHRVIFQAIQELFERNEPIDLVTVADFLEQKDKLDAVGGAAYLASLTALVPSAANVAAYAKIVSEKAILRRLIQVSGEIMSWCYGAGKNADEILDRAEAAIFAITERRIRSSYALIKDVVKQSIGTIEALQERRDMVTGVPTHFTDLDKITSGLQPSDLIIIAARPSMGKTAFALNIVRNAAMKSGVPCAFFSLEMSKEQLAMRLLCAEARVDSQKVRTGFLSQNDIVKLLSAAGSFMDAPIYVDDTPAISTLELRAKARRLKTEHNIGLVVVDYLQLMRSREQAERRELEISDISRSLKALAKELNIPVVALSQLNRKVEERHDKRPQLADLRESGAIEQDADVIVFIYRDEVYNPESKDKGTAEIHVSKQRNGPTGRVRLAFINSYTRFEDLAVQDMPV